From Kangiella sp. TOML190, one genomic window encodes:
- a CDS encoding tryptophan halogenase family protein — protein sequence MKKKIVIVGGGSSGWMVAAYLNGAINRNGNKPKVEIELIESPDIPRISVGEATVLSIRHILSVVGISEIDFLKATDGSFKQSIKYVNWLRNDNSFYYHPFNRLNTGPIDTSVQQWLASDRSIPFVQTCSAQPDICELGLSPQMLGKWNMGAPFSYAYHMNAQKFADLLRDLSVKRGVKHTLANVTQVNLKDNGHIQSVDLDIESSVTGDLFVDCTGFKAKLIDEALNVGWEDCSQWLLCDRAIAMHIPYETYYPGMVRPYTTATALSNGWVWDIPMQNQRSIGYVHSSAFIDSEQAERELRNYQGGDIDKLESRTIFFKVGRRHQVWKGNCIAVGLSGGFIEPLESTGLYLSDLGAVMLAQHFPQDESQMKAMAFRYNRIHSNKFYEILDFINMHYCLTQRTDTEFWRTVQQEEHITDRLLAKFDFWKKKPPSPLDFEDQAFLGLAQSNQASHLTGGDIRPSVDTAGIWDKSNYQYILYSMEFEKRYGALPLENAPKTSRSPLILQRLALAKERLPSHEQWLQQKLGMQQYVKIAVPNGWV from the coding sequence ATGAAGAAAAAGATTGTAATTGTTGGCGGTGGCTCATCAGGCTGGATGGTAGCAGCTTACTTGAACGGTGCTATCAATAGAAATGGCAATAAACCTAAGGTAGAAATTGAGTTAATTGAATCCCCCGATATTCCCAGAATTTCAGTAGGCGAAGCCACAGTTTTATCGATTCGGCATATCCTTTCAGTGGTTGGTATTAGCGAAATAGATTTTCTAAAAGCAACTGATGGTTCATTTAAGCAATCCATAAAATACGTCAACTGGTTAAGAAATGACAACTCTTTTTATTATCACCCATTTAACCGACTAAACACTGGGCCAATTGACACAAGCGTTCAACAGTGGTTAGCGAGTGACAGAAGTATTCCGTTTGTTCAAACCTGTTCAGCCCAACCAGACATATGTGAATTAGGACTATCTCCTCAGATGCTTGGCAAATGGAATATGGGCGCTCCTTTTAGTTATGCATACCATATGAATGCCCAAAAGTTTGCCGACTTACTTCGAGATTTATCGGTAAAAAGAGGGGTCAAGCACACTTTAGCCAATGTTACCCAAGTCAATTTGAAAGACAATGGACATATACAATCCGTCGATCTAGATATCGAAAGCTCTGTTACAGGCGACTTATTCGTTGACTGTACTGGCTTTAAAGCAAAACTGATTGACGAAGCGCTCAACGTTGGCTGGGAAGACTGTTCACAATGGTTACTGTGTGATCGAGCAATCGCAATGCATATTCCTTACGAAACCTATTATCCCGGAATGGTTCGCCCCTATACAACGGCGACAGCCTTATCAAATGGTTGGGTTTGGGATATTCCAATGCAAAATCAGCGCTCCATTGGCTACGTTCACTCCAGCGCTTTCATAGATTCAGAGCAAGCAGAAAGAGAACTGCGAAACTATCAAGGTGGTGACATCGATAAACTTGAATCACGAACCATTTTCTTCAAAGTCGGACGCCGTCACCAGGTATGGAAAGGAAACTGCATTGCAGTAGGCCTTTCAGGTGGTTTTATAGAACCCTTGGAATCCACAGGGCTTTACCTAAGTGATCTAGGCGCAGTTATGCTCGCCCAGCATTTTCCTCAAGATGAATCACAAATGAAAGCGATGGCTTTTCGCTACAATCGAATCCACTCCAATAAATTCTATGAGATTTTAGACTTTATTAATATGCATTACTGTTTAACCCAAAGAACCGATACCGAGTTTTGGCGAACGGTACAACAAGAAGAACATATTACCGATCGCTTATTGGCCAAATTCGATTTCTGGAAAAAAAAGCCACCCTCACCTTTAGATTTCGAGGATCAAGCGTTTTTGGGGCTAGCTCAATCGAATCAAGCTTCTCATTTAACTGGTGGGGATATTCGGCCATCTGTAGACACCGCCGGAATCTGGGATAAGAGTAATTATCAGTATATCCTCTACAGTATGGAGTTTGAAAAGCGCTACGGAGCCTTACCATTAGAAAATGCACCTAAAACCAGTCGTTCACCATTAATTCTGCAACGATTAGCCCTAGCTAAAGAAAGATTACCTAGCCATGAGCAGTGGTTACAACAAAAACTGGGAATGCAACAATACGTAAAAATCGCCGTACCTAACGGCTGGGTCTAA
- a CDS encoding tryptophan halogenase family protein translates to MKRRVTIVGGGSSGWIAAAYLQKALNNGIKPEVEITLIESPDIPRISVGEATIPSMRHLLHVIGVNEAEFMKATDATFKQSIKYTNWLHKDNSFYHHPFSRARKQPLDFSAQEWLESDQSIPFMETCSEQPIICEMGLSPLGFGRNNMGAPLSYAYHMNAQKFADYLRDISVAQGVKHILANVIDIDMKDSQTITAVKTDTEQTIEADLFIDCTGFRAKLIEEKLNVSWEDHSQWLLCDRAITMHIPYEDYFPGMVRPYTTASALSNGWIWDIPMQSQRSIGYVHSSAFISEEDAEKEMRSYQGGNTSQLDSRTVYFKVGRRQQNWKGNCVAIGLSGGFIEPLESTGLYLSDLGVVALAEYFPYTDKDLKPMAFRYNRILSNRFYEILDFINMHYCLSKRTDTEFWKEVQKPERINPRLKAKLDFWKMRPPMMSDFDDQFFLDQKEQAFNFTCETFDARNPVDTAGLWNHESYECILYGMHFNSENYDALYGNNRQVVNIHPYILQRLQMARQQLPAHHIWLQKALGMKDYKTTIKPKGWVA, encoded by the coding sequence ATGAAACGTAGAGTAACTATCGTTGGCGGTGGCTCTTCCGGTTGGATAGCTGCGGCTTATTTACAAAAAGCACTAAACAATGGAATCAAGCCTGAAGTTGAAATAACCTTAATTGAATCTCCAGATATTCCTCGAATTTCGGTCGGCGAAGCGACAATCCCTTCGATGAGGCATTTGCTCCATGTGATTGGCGTAAACGAAGCCGAATTCATGAAAGCAACCGATGCGACTTTTAAACAATCGATAAAATATACCAATTGGTTACATAAAGATAACAGCTTTTATCATCATCCTTTTTCAAGAGCCCGCAAGCAACCTTTAGATTTTTCAGCACAAGAATGGCTTGAGAGTGATCAATCAATTCCATTTATGGAGACATGCTCCGAACAGCCAATAATTTGTGAGATGGGCTTAAGCCCTTTAGGTTTCGGACGCAACAATATGGGTGCGCCACTTAGCTACGCCTATCATATGAATGCTCAAAAGTTTGCAGACTATCTGCGAGATATTTCAGTTGCTCAAGGCGTTAAGCACATACTTGCTAACGTCATTGATATAGACATGAAAGACAGTCAAACTATTACTGCAGTTAAAACTGATACCGAACAAACAATTGAAGCCGATTTATTTATAGACTGCACCGGTTTTCGAGCAAAATTGATCGAAGAAAAGTTAAATGTCAGCTGGGAAGATCATTCACAATGGCTACTTTGCGATAGAGCCATAACCATGCATATTCCTTACGAGGATTATTTCCCAGGCATGGTACGCCCTTACACTACTGCTAGCGCCCTTTCTAACGGTTGGATCTGGGACATTCCGATGCAAAGTCAAAGATCCATTGGCTATGTTCACTCTAGTGCTTTTATATCCGAAGAAGATGCGGAAAAAGAAATGCGCTCTTATCAAGGCGGTAACACCTCACAGCTGGATTCACGAACCGTTTACTTTAAAGTTGGGCGTAGACAACAAAACTGGAAAGGTAACTGTGTAGCTATTGGACTTTCAGGCGGTTTTATCGAACCGCTGGAATCAACAGGGCTTTATTTGAGCGATCTTGGGGTTGTTGCTTTAGCAGAATACTTCCCTTATACCGATAAGGATCTTAAGCCTATGGCCTTTAGATACAACCGAATTTTATCAAATCGTTTTTATGAAATTCTCGATTTTATCAATATGCATTACTGCTTGAGTAAAAGAACCGATACAGAATTTTGGAAGGAAGTGCAAAAACCGGAAAGAATTAATCCTAGACTAAAAGCAAAGCTAGACTTTTGGAAAATGCGCCCTCCTATGATGTCTGATTTTGATGACCAGTTTTTCTTAGACCAAAAGGAGCAGGCTTTTAATTTTACTTGCGAAACTTTTGATGCTAGAAACCCTGTAGACACAGCAGGATTATGGAATCATGAAAGTTATGAATGTATTTTATATGGAATGCATTTTAATAGCGAAAACTATGATGCTTTGTATGGAAATAATCGGCAAGTGGTAAATATACATCCCTACATTTTACAACGCTTACAAATGGCTCGTCAGCAACTTCCAGCTCACCATATCTGGTTACAAAAAGCATTAGGTATGAAAGATTACAAAACTACTATTAAGCCTAAAGGTTGGGTCGCTTAA
- a CDS encoding TonB-dependent siderophore receptor: MKSHPLGLKIKPITKAIGCALAFSSLNLYAAEAPSDDDSAESSNKVIITGSRIRADEANDTVPIEVIIAEDAIDRGITDVGQLLRESTLASGSAQVTAATSSAFVQNGGTGVETLSLRGLGAGRTLVLLNGRRAGPAGTRGATSAFDFNTIPLSAVERIEILKDGASSLYGSDAVAGVVNIITKTSDGGTIEVFRSQPEDDGGEQTRISGSWGDSFDNGSYRLTFDHNVTSELKRGDRDYFACGERYYFDAATGARTDIIDPRTGKPHCSDLSWGHVWLYDYGASNLTDSNGLRLNLAQFDYDGDLGNYIDAPNPQGPADFSPPPGWFAVNGVSPVLNADHPFQDRQSLIPEVTRSTVMATGDYDFTQTLSGYAEVLFNRRETESQSYRQFWTYKYNENFFGGEPLSAGWTGAQWLSPTAITDHSFQNITVDYSRFVVGLKGQLGEWYWDASIQSSRSDGDYENAIIYDDAISPYTIFQGFSGSCVGMNTPVRGVPCRDVAWLDPEFLAGNISAEDRAFLFGKETGNTVYKQHTLEATITGDAFEMPHGVAGVAFGLQYQIDDIKDKPGDVTLANNTWGSTGAGITEGDSDTYAVFGEINLPLLAGLPGVEELNLTASARYTDVKDIDSDTTYKVGLAWHIGAGWTIRGSHGTSFRTPALYELYLADQTSFVNQRAIDPCINWGQNLADGQISQRVADNCAADGLAPTFAGGAISATVFTGGGAGILKPETSESNTWGIVWRPEFADLSISVDYFDFEIEDEVTQLGAANLVGRCYASEFFPNDPLCAQFDRATGPNEDMRITVVRDSFINIARQDNKGYDFDITYRTDLPSGKLTLQTKHTIQDESARGIFADTVQDFNGTLGEPKHTGTFLARYDRNNWNVSWFTNIIGPTENDPDVTGVTDTFTFLGNETRRVGDTPRIMYHSLSFGYDHEESGIGVVVGVRNMFDKEPPRISRGMGSRAGNSAFYSQYDWVGRSIFVNAKYDF; this comes from the coding sequence ATGAAAAGTCATCCTTTAGGTTTAAAAATAAAACCTATCACTAAGGCAATAGGATGCGCGCTTGCTTTTTCGTCTTTGAATCTTTATGCAGCAGAAGCACCCTCTGATGACGATAGTGCTGAAAGCTCAAATAAAGTAATCATAACGGGTTCAAGGATCCGTGCGGATGAAGCAAACGACACGGTTCCTATTGAAGTCATTATCGCTGAAGATGCTATTGACCGTGGTATCACAGATGTCGGACAGCTGTTAAGAGAAAGCACCTTAGCATCAGGCTCGGCTCAGGTTACTGCAGCAACATCTTCTGCTTTCGTTCAAAATGGTGGTACTGGTGTAGAAACTCTTTCCTTGCGTGGCTTGGGAGCCGGTAGAACCCTAGTATTATTAAATGGCCGGCGAGCTGGCCCTGCGGGAACGCGAGGCGCAACCTCAGCATTCGATTTTAATACAATTCCTTTATCAGCGGTTGAGCGTATTGAAATTTTAAAGGATGGCGCTTCGTCCTTGTACGGCTCAGATGCTGTCGCTGGTGTAGTCAATATCATTACCAAAACAAGTGATGGCGGAACCATTGAGGTTTTCCGCTCACAACCTGAAGATGATGGTGGTGAGCAGACACGTATTAGTGGTAGCTGGGGTGACTCATTTGACAATGGTAGTTATCGTCTAACATTTGATCATAATGTCACTTCCGAGCTAAAACGAGGAGATCGAGACTACTTTGCTTGTGGTGAGCGATATTATTTTGATGCTGCTACTGGCGCTAGAACAGACATTATTGACCCACGCACAGGGAAACCTCATTGTAGTGATCTATCGTGGGGACACGTTTGGCTATACGATTACGGCGCTTCAAACTTAACCGACTCCAATGGTTTGCGTCTAAACTTAGCGCAATTTGACTACGATGGTGATTTGGGCAACTACATCGATGCACCTAATCCCCAAGGTCCAGCCGATTTCTCACCTCCTCCGGGTTGGTTTGCTGTAAATGGCGTTTCTCCGGTTTTAAATGCCGATCATCCTTTTCAAGATCGTCAAAGCTTGATCCCAGAAGTCACAAGAAGCACTGTGATGGCTACAGGTGATTATGACTTTACTCAAACTTTAAGTGGTTATGCTGAGGTTTTATTCAATCGTCGTGAAACAGAGTCTCAAAGTTACAGACAGTTTTGGACATACAAGTACAACGAAAACTTCTTTGGCGGAGAGCCATTAAGCGCGGGATGGACTGGAGCTCAATGGCTTAGTCCGACGGCTATTACCGATCATAGTTTCCAAAACATCACCGTTGACTATTCACGTTTTGTGGTTGGTTTAAAAGGACAACTAGGTGAGTGGTACTGGGACGCATCAATTCAATCTAGCCGTAGTGATGGCGATTATGAAAATGCCATTATCTATGATGATGCTATTTCTCCTTATACAATCTTCCAAGGCTTTTCCGGCAGTTGTGTGGGTATGAATACTCCTGTTCGTGGAGTTCCGTGTCGTGATGTCGCTTGGCTTGATCCTGAGTTCTTAGCAGGCAATATTTCTGCAGAAGATAGGGCTTTCTTGTTTGGTAAAGAGACTGGTAATACTGTCTATAAGCAACATACTCTGGAAGCTACTATCACAGGTGATGCGTTCGAAATGCCTCACGGGGTTGCAGGCGTTGCATTCGGTCTTCAATATCAAATTGATGATATTAAAGATAAACCTGGCGATGTAACTTTAGCCAACAACACATGGGGTTCAACTGGCGCAGGTATAACCGAGGGCGACTCTGATACTTATGCAGTTTTTGGTGAAATTAATCTACCACTTTTGGCTGGCTTACCGGGCGTCGAAGAATTGAATCTAACCGCATCTGCACGTTACACCGACGTCAAAGATATTGATTCTGACACAACTTATAAAGTAGGTTTAGCTTGGCATATTGGTGCCGGTTGGACAATCCGTGGTTCTCACGGAACTTCATTTAGAACCCCTGCTTTGTACGAGTTATATCTTGCTGATCAAACCTCGTTTGTGAATCAAAGAGCTATTGATCCTTGTATTAATTGGGGTCAGAACTTAGCGGATGGTCAAATCTCTCAACGCGTGGCTGATAACTGTGCCGCTGATGGACTTGCTCCAACTTTTGCCGGTGGTGCTATTTCGGCAACCGTATTTACGGGCGGTGGTGCAGGAATCCTGAAACCTGAGACTTCTGAATCGAATACTTGGGGAATTGTCTGGCGTCCAGAGTTCGCTGACTTAAGTATTTCAGTTGATTACTTTGACTTTGAAATTGAAGACGAAGTAACTCAATTAGGTGCTGCAAACTTAGTTGGTCGTTGTTACGCTTCTGAGTTCTTCCCTAATGATCCTCTATGTGCTCAGTTTGATCGTGCTACAGGTCCTAACGAAGATATGCGGATCACTGTAGTAAGGGATAGCTTTATCAATATCGCTCGTCAAGATAACAAAGGTTACGATTTTGATATTACCTACCGAACAGATCTACCTTCAGGTAAATTGACACTACAAACCAAGCATACAATTCAAGACGAGTCTGCTCGCGGTATTTTTGCTGATACAGTTCAAGACTTTAATGGAACACTCGGCGAACCGAAGCATACGGGCACCTTCTTGGCGCGGTATGACCGCAACAACTGGAATGTAAGCTGGTTTACCAATATTATTGGACCAACTGAAAATGATCCTGATGTTACTGGTGTTACGGATACATTTACCTTCTTAGGTAATGAAACTCGCAGAGTAGGAGATACTCCCCGTATCATGTATCACAGCCTTTCATTTGGGTATGATCATGAAGAGTCCGGCATCGGCGTTGTCGTAGGTGTTAGGAATATGTTCGATAAGGAGCCGCCAAGAATCAGTAGAGGCATGGGTTCCAGAGCTGGTAACTCTGCGTTCTATAGTCAGTATGACTGGGTTGGAAGAAGTATCTTTGTTAATGCAAAATACGACTTCTAG